The genomic stretch AAGACGAACGAGGCGTCATCTCTCTATTTAACAAAGAGTTTCATGACTTACTGGAGAGACTTGATCGTCGCATGATGCAAAGGCTTGAAACGGAACATGACCTTGACAAGCGATCGTTAATTTTTGAATTTCCAAAACAATTGCGTTGCCTTCAAGCGAATCTAGACGAGTTTCTTAACGACATTTTTGCCCAAAACAAGTTTGAAGAATCTTCAATGATTCGCGGCGTCTTTATTGTGAGTTCATTGCAAGAAGGTATGCCGGTTGATCGTATCATGTCTGAAACATCCCAAGGGCTGGGGTTGGGCAAACCTCTACTGCGGTTAAGTTCCAAAGAATCAAGCAGCTATTTTGTAAAAAACTTGTTTGAAAACGTGATCTTTAAAGAGCAGTTTTTAGGGACGGTCAATCGTCATCATCAAAAGCAAAGTGGTTGGATCCGAAAAGGCGTCTACTGCTCGTGCCTAGCGCTGTCTGGAGCTGCGATCACTCTGTGGATGATGAGTTATCAGTGGAACAATCAACTTATTGATGAAACGGATCGTCAAGTGGCTGTGGTGAATGACTTGCTCGTTAAGTCTGGCCTGGACTTCGAAAATGACTTGATCCCCTCGATAAACATTCTCAATCACATTATGCGTTTTCCTATGGGTTATGGACAGCAAGACGAAGAGAGAGATCGTGTGACATCATTTGGTTTGTTTCAAGGTGAGAAAATCGGCCAATCAGCTAAGAGTGCTTATCACCAAGCACTGACAAATTACTATTCATCCTATGTTGAATCGGTACTTCTCAGTGAAATGAAGAACAATGAACAACACCGAGAATATCTGTACGAAACACTCAAAACATATTTGATGCTCTTCAACGATGACAAATTTGAGCGTGAACATGTTCTTGGTTGGTTCAATTATTTCTTTGAAAGGCAGTATCCCGGCGAACTGAATCAAGAGTTAAGAGAGCAACTCTACGCTCATACCGAAAACTTTTTGTCGCAGGCAGACAGAGGCTTATATATCAACAGCGATTCAGTAACCGCAGCCAGATTGGTTCTAACAGAAATGTCGTTGTCGGAAAGGGCCTACCAAAGAATGAAACTCCAGTTCCTTAAAAGTCATGTGCCTTCATTCCGTTTAACGGACGTTCTAGGGGCAAGAGGAGTTGAGCAATTTGAGCGAAAAAGTGGTAAGCCATTGTCCATGGGGATTTCCGGTTTCTACACGTACAACGGTTTCCATAGCATCTTCCAATTACAACTGGGTCGTATGGTAAAGGCCTTGATGGAAGAAAACTGGGTGTATGGGGATGAGATTGACGCGCAGAACATCGACCATGATCTCGCTTTGCAAGGCGTGAGAGAGCGCTACTATCGTGACTATGTCTATGAATGGAAGACGCTGCTCAATGACATCCAACTCAAAGCGGCACCAAGTTTGAAATTAAGTTTAGAACAGAGTATGGCATTAGCGGGCTCTGAGCGACCAATTGAATCGCTGCTTAAAGCGGTACAAAAAGAGGTGGCATTAACGAAAGTTTCGCTAAGCAACAACGAAAAAGCGGCCGCTGAAGTCGCTGGTAAAGTCGGCAAAGTAAAATTTTCAAATACGGCGGACAAACTTGATTTGTATCGTCCGGAAGAGGGGAGTTCGTTTGATATTGCGCTTCCCGGGAAAGAAGTGGAAGCCGAGTTTGACGATCTTGTCAGGATGACAGACCAAGACTTCGACGATATTCACCTCGCATTGAGCGGTTTAAAAAGTTATTTGGCCGATCTCTCTAGCTCAGGAAACAATCAGAAA from Vibrio vulnificus NBRC 15645 = ATCC 27562 encodes the following:
- the tssM gene encoding type VI secretion system membrane subunit TssM, with the protein product MQTMAKIKRLLGQKWLIRLIGLGAISIFIWFVGPLIAIAGIEPLKSDFNRLLVIVVLVFIWGVTNVVRQQKERKEQDESIQSLLEVDALTDKEAAAEIDVMRERIEKAIQVVTKGGKRKSHLYQLPWYVLIGPPGTGKTTALKESGLEFPLSDSMGVDSVSGIGGTRNCDWWFTNKAVLIDTAGRYTTQDSQAHVDSKAWYGFLGLLKQYRKQRPINGAIVTVSIASMLTQTRTERGMHARAIKNRLQELKNQLGMQFPIYVVLTKADLIAGFSEFFTELTKEEREQLLGFMFPPSTEDERGVISLFNKEFHDLLERLDRRMMQRLETEHDLDKRSLIFEFPKQLRCLQANLDEFLNDIFAQNKFEESSMIRGVFIVSSLQEGMPVDRIMSETSQGLGLGKPLLRLSSKESSSYFVKNLFENVIFKEQFLGTVNRHHQKQSGWIRKGVYCSCLALSGAAITLWMMSYQWNNQLIDETDRQVAVVNDLLVKSGLDFENDLIPSINILNHIMRFPMGYGQQDEERDRVTSFGLFQGEKIGQSAKSAYHQALTNYYSSYVESVLLSEMKNNEQHREYLYETLKTYLMLFNDDKFEREHVLGWFNYFFERQYPGELNQELREQLYAHTENFLSQADRGLYINSDSVTAARLVLTEMSLSERAYQRMKLQFLKSHVPSFRLTDVLGARGVEQFERKSGKPLSMGISGFYTYNGFHSIFQLQLGRMVKALMEENWVYGDEIDAQNIDHDLALQGVRERYYRDYVYEWKTLLNDIQLKAAPSLKLSLEQSMALAGSERPIESLLKAVQKEVALTKVSLSNNEKAAAEVAGKVGKVKFSNTADKLDLYRPEEGSSFDIALPGKEVEAEFDDLVRMTDQDFDDIHLALSGLKSYLADLSSSGNNQKVAYKSILNGTVTGEVAASIEHAKQLLPAPFNNWLGELSEESVKLAEKGSRSHLNTLWVNKVLKPYERSIKGRYPFEPRAKTEVTLKDFSRFFGYGGTLDAFFVEYLEPFVDTSRSVWRFEKEIGVSQETLAVFQRADRIRQSFFELDNTLKVDFAMKPIYLDQHITSFVLEVGGQNLAYRHGPARVKNLSWPAKRSATRVVFTPPDSIREIAYTYEGEWGIFKLLDQSLKARPQSRKDNIVMIDLKGNKVQLELIPKSTMNPFWSSDMESFRCPQTL